The Saccharopolyspora gregorii genomic interval TCCATCCGCGTCAACCAGCTCGCCCCCGGACACGAGGAATACCTGGGCTACGTCACCGGAGTGGGAGCCGCGGTCTCGGTTATGGTCGGACCGCTGCTCGGGGTCCTCTCGGACCGCACCCGCAGTCGGCTCGGCCGGCGCAAGCCCTTCCTCATCGCCGGCCTGGTGCTCGGACCGATCTCACTGGTCGTGATCGCACTGGCGCCCTCCATGATCGTGCTGGCGGTCGGCTGGATCATGAGCCAGGTGACGTGGGGACTCGCTCTCGGCGGCCTCACCAATTCGATGGCCGACCGCGTCCCGGAACAGCAGCGCGGACGCCTCGCGGGGTTCGTCGGTTTCGTCAACCTGGTCGCCCCCGTGGCCGGCGTCGGCATCAGCAGCGGATTGGCCGGCAACAACCTCCTGTTGTTCGGCGTCCCCGGCCTGCTCGGAGCCCTCCTGCTGGCCCCGTTCATCCTCCTCGTCCCCGAGTCCGACAGCCGGAACATGCCCGACATGGGTCGGCTCTCCCCGGGCACCGTGCTCGGCAAGTACGTGTTCAACCCGGCGCGCTACCCGGACTACTCGTTGAACCTCCTGGGGCGCGCGCTGTTCTACTTCGGACTCACCTTGTGCACCACGTTCACGGCCTTCTTCCTCGCTTCTCGGATGGGCGTGGGGGTGCAAAACGTGGCCGGCACGATGGCCGTGCTCTCCGCGCTCGGCGTGGTGGCCACCGCGATCGGTGCGCTGGGGAGCGGATTCCTGTCCGACCGCTTGCGGCGTCGCCGCGCCTTCGTCCTGGCGTCGGGGATCCTGTTCGGGCTCGGCTCGGTCGGGATGGCGCTGTCGCCGACCGTGCCGCTACTGTTCGCCTCCCAGCTCACCACGTCCCTGGCTCTCGGCATGTTCTCGTCGGTGGACCAGGCGCTGGCACTGGACGTGCTGCCGGAGCGCGCCACCAACGCGGGTCGGTTCATGGCCATCTTCGGCCTCACCGCCAGCATCCCGCAGTCCGTCGCGCCGCTGGTGGCCCCGGTCTTCCTGACGATCGGCGTCGCCGCGGGCCAGAAGAACTACCCCCTGCTGTTCGCGATCGCCGGCGCGTTCACCGTGCTCGGCGGCATCGTGATCACCCGAATCAGGTCAGTGCGTTGAGAAGTGGAGCGGTCTTGCCCATCGATCAGCAGGCGGGATTCATCACCGCCCCGTTCGGCGACTGGACCCGGCCCGGCGCCGCGGCGCCGTACTTCCGCCGCGAGTTCCAGGCGCCGAGCGCCCCCGTCAGAGCCGTGCTGCAGGTCAGCGCGATCGGGCTCGTCGAACCGCACCTCAACGGGTCCCCGGTCGGCGACGAGGTCCTCGCGCCCGGTTGGACGTCGTACCGTCACCGGCTGGCCGTCTCGCACTACGACGTCACCGGGAGAATCGCCACGGGTCCCAACGTCATCGGCGCGATCCTCGGCGAGGGATGGGCCGTCGGGCGCCTGGGTTTCGAAGGACGGCGCAACCACTACAGCGACCGGCCCGCCTTGTTCCTCCGCCTCGAGCTCGACTACGGCGACCACACCGAGATCATTGGCAGCGACCAGGAGTTCCAAGTCTCCACCGGTGCCGTGCTGAGCAACGACCTCTACGACGGCGAAAGCCACGACGCCAGGCTGGAACCCCGCGGATGGGACCAACCCGGTTTCGACGCCGCCAAGTGGAGCCCAGCCGAGCCCTTCGAGTGGAACCTCGACGCTCTCATCGACACGGGCGCACCGCCGATCCGCCGGATCGAGGAGATCGATCCGGTCGACGTGGCGACGAGCCCGAGTGGCAAGACGATCCTCGACTTCGGACAGAACATCTCGG includes:
- a CDS encoding MFS transporter codes for the protein MKAENGPEVSAPSPIPTKVTPSPDAPTSGGEQPPVSSRYIWLMVVAQFGVFLALITPIAVSLSIRVNQLAPGHEEYLGYVTGVGAAVSVMVGPLLGVLSDRTRSRLGRRKPFLIAGLVLGPISLVVIALAPSMIVLAVGWIMSQVTWGLALGGLTNSMADRVPEQQRGRLAGFVGFVNLVAPVAGVGISSGLAGNNLLLFGVPGLLGALLLAPFILLVPESDSRNMPDMGRLSPGTVLGKYVFNPARYPDYSLNLLGRALFYFGLTLCTTFTAFFLASRMGVGVQNVAGTMAVLSALGVVATAIGALGSGFLSDRLRRRRAFVLASGILFGLGSVGMALSPTVPLLFASQLTTSLALGMFSSVDQALALDVLPERATNAGRFMAIFGLTASIPQSVAPLVAPVFLTIGVAAGQKNYPLLFAIAGAFTVLGGIVITRIRSVR